A DNA window from Deltaproteobacteria bacterium contains the following coding sequences:
- the rplS gene encoding 50S ribosomal protein L19 has protein sequence MNTIQKIRNEGLKEKIPAFRAGDTVRIHCRIMEGDKERTQLFEGAVLSCRGEGRQASFIVRKISYGVGVERIFPLHSPLIQKIEVLQKGKVRRAKLYYLRELSGKKARIQGEDQSLAGTEQTKSS, from the coding sequence ATGAACACGATCCAGAAAATTCGTAATGAAGGGCTGAAGGAGAAAATCCCTGCTTTTCGGGCCGGTGACACGGTCCGCATCCACTGCCGGATTATGGAAGGGGACAAGGAGAGGACCCAGCTTTTTGAAGGGGCTGTGCTTTCTTGTCGGGGCGAAGGGAGGCAGGCAAGTTTCATCGTTCGCAAGATCTCCTATGGGGTTGGGGTGGAGAGGATTTTCCCGCTTCATTCCCCCTTAATACAAAAAATCGAAGTGCTCCAAAAGGGGAAGGTGCGTCGGGCAAAGCTTTATTATTTGAGAGAGCTTTCAGGGAAGAAGGCAAGGATCCAGGGGGAGGATCAGTCTCTTGCCGGAACAGAACAAACCAAATCTTCTTGA
- the trmD gene encoding tRNA (guanosine(37)-N1)-methyltransferase TrmD, with amino-acid sequence MRFDILTLFPGFFESPLKISLLGKAIESRKIEVTLHNIRDWAVDRHGMVDDLPYGGGAGMVMRPEPVVQALESIPKLKQCRRIYFSPRGEPLRQERLSAYLEYDQLILLCGRYEGVDQRVIDHFIDEEISIGDYVLSGGEVAALVFLEAVSRLIPGFVGKEESLQEESFSPLLEYPHYTRPEEFRGLKVPSILLSGDHKKIKEWREKESHEITASRRPDLLKKRG; translated from the coding sequence ATGCGTTTTGATATCCTGACCCTCTTTCCTGGTTTTTTTGAATCACCCTTAAAAATTTCTCTTCTTGGCAAGGCGATTGAAAGCCGGAAGATCGAGGTCACTCTTCACAACATTCGTGATTGGGCGGTTGATCGTCATGGGATGGTCGATGATCTCCCATATGGTGGTGGCGCCGGAATGGTGATGCGGCCGGAACCGGTTGTTCAGGCCCTGGAGTCAATTCCTAAACTCAAGCAATGCCGTCGTATCTATTTTTCTCCTCGCGGGGAACCTCTTCGTCAGGAGAGGCTCTCTGCCTATCTCGAGTATGACCAGTTGATTCTTCTTTGTGGTCGCTATGAAGGGGTCGATCAGAGGGTCATTGATCATTTTATCGATGAGGAGATCTCTATTGGGGATTATGTCTTGAGTGGGGGAGAGGTCGCTGCCCTTGTCTTTCTTGAGGCTGTTTCACGATTGATTCCGGGGTTTGTGGGGAAGGAAGAATCTTTACAAGAAGAGTCATTTTCGCCCCTCCTGGAATACCCTCATTATACCCGACCCGAGGAATTTCGTGGATTGAAGGTCCCCTCGATCCTGCTTTCGGGTGATCACAAGAAAATCAAGGAGTGGCGAGAGAAGGAGTCGCATGAAATTACCGCCTCTCGACGCCCAGACCTTCTTAAAAAACGCGGATAA
- a CDS encoding KH domain-containing protein, producing MSELKILVEMMAKALVDKPEVVEVAEVDGEQTTVFELKVAKEDLGKVIGREGRTARSMRTILAAASTKLKKRSVLEILE from the coding sequence ATGTCAGAACTCAAGATCCTTGTTGAAATGATGGCGAAGGCGTTGGTCGACAAACCTGAGGTGGTTGAAGTGGCTGAGGTGGATGGTGAACAAACGACCGTTTTTGAGCTCAAGGTTGCGAAAGAGGACCTCGGCAAGGTTATTGGCCGCGAAGGTCGAACCGCTCGTTCCATGAGGACCATTTTGGCAGCAGCCTCTACAAAACTGAAAAAACGCTCGGTTCTGGAAATTCTGGAGTAG
- the rpsP gene encoding 30S ribosomal protein S16, with amino-acid sequence MAVRIRLSRKGTNQKPFDRIVVTDSESPRDGRYLEVIGYYNPKKGRASATVKKERLLYWLSKGAKPSATVRSIMKEVQAGSSK; translated from the coding sequence ATGGCAGTTAGAATCAGACTTTCGCGCAAGGGAACGAACCAAAAGCCGTTTGACAGGATTGTCGTGACGGATAGTGAGTCTCCTCGTGACGGTCGTTATCTTGAGGTGATTGGTTATTATAATCCGAAAAAGGGGCGTGCCTCAGCAACTGTGAAAAAAGAGCGACTTCTTTATTGGCTCTCAAAAGGGGCAAAGCCGTCAGCGACTGTCCGAAGCATTATGAAAGAAGTTCAAGCGGGCAGCTCAAAGTAG
- a CDS encoding formyltetrahydrofolate deformylase: MVPSPRHKRLAKVRVAGPDKKGIIATVTTYLFKNNINIEDIDQRILEGILVMNMVVDITGLGKPVSVFREGLKKVGQEIKMEISCQEIIPKKIKNVALLTTKEPHCLIRLIKEMKARKIRGIPQIIISNRNDLRPVARRFSIPFFYYPSSNRKEQEQKILKKLSEHEIDLIVLARYMQILSPEFCFRHEGKIVNIHPSLLPSFPGARAYSQAFNKGVEVVGVTAHFVTTDLDEGPIICQEAFKIDKNRETAESIAQRGKEMEAKVLARAVKLFCEDRLTLRRGKVIDSRRIHQFEEQVKSFYQ, encoded by the coding sequence ATGGTTCCGTCTCCCCGTCATAAAAGATTAGCCAAAGTTCGGGTAGCCGGTCCTGATAAAAAAGGGATCATCGCAACCGTCACGACTTATCTTTTTAAAAATAATATCAATATTGAGGACATTGATCAGAGGATCCTGGAGGGGATCCTTGTCATGAATATGGTGGTCGACATTACCGGTCTTGGAAAGCCGGTCTCCGTTTTCAGAGAAGGATTAAAAAAAGTTGGGCAAGAAATTAAAATGGAGATCTCTTGTCAGGAGATAATCCCCAAAAAAATAAAGAATGTCGCCCTGCTGACAACCAAGGAACCCCACTGCCTCATCAGGTTGATCAAGGAGATGAAGGCAAGGAAAATTCGTGGCATTCCACAAATCATTATTTCCAACCGAAACGACCTCCGTCCTGTCGCTCGAAGATTCAGCATCCCATTCTTCTATTATCCATCCAGCAATAGGAAAGAACAGGAACAAAAAATCCTCAAAAAACTCTCGGAGCATGAAATTGATCTCATCGTTCTTGCCCGCTACATGCAGATCCTTTCTCCAGAATTCTGTTTCCGCCATGAAGGAAAGATTGTAAATATCCACCCCTCTTTGCTCCCCTCCTTCCCTGGGGCTCGTGCCTATTCTCAGGCCTTTAATAAAGGAGTCGAGGTGGTCGGAGTCACCGCCCATTTCGTGACGACGGATCTCGACGAAGGACCGATCATCTGTCAGGAGGCATTTAAGATCGACAAAAACAGAGAGACTGCCGAATCAATTGCCCAGCGAGGGAAAGAGATGGAGGCAAAGGTTCTTGCCCGCGCTGTTAAACTCTTTTGTGAGGATCGATTAACACTGCGTCGAGGGAAGGTGATCGATAGTCGAAGAATCCATCAATTTGAAGAACAGGTAAAAAGTTTTTATCAATAA
- the rsmI gene encoding 16S rRNA (cytidine(1402)-2'-O)-methyltransferase, whose translation MTGTLFIVATPIGNLEDITLRAIRTLKEVDLIACEDTRHSQKLLNHYGISKPLTSYFEHNKLVKGEMLIHQLLDGKNIALISDAGTPGISDPGYNLVVAAIEKGISVVPIPGSSAVMTALSVAGLPTDQFHFVGFLPQKEGKKKKLLESLREESATVVFYESPFRITKTVRLLYQIFGDRFAVLVHELTKIHEKVFRGGLSSLEDQIKLIPAKGEWVVLLHGLSEE comes from the coding sequence ATGACAGGAACTCTTTTTATAGTCGCCACCCCGATCGGGAATTTGGAAGACATCACCCTCCGGGCAATTCGAACTCTCAAGGAGGTCGACCTCATCGCCTGCGAAGACACGCGGCACAGCCAGAAACTTCTCAATCACTATGGGATCTCGAAACCTCTTACGAGTTATTTTGAACATAATAAATTAGTGAAGGGGGAGATGCTCATTCATCAGCTTTTAGATGGGAAAAATATTGCCCTTATTTCTGATGCTGGAACACCGGGGATTTCTGATCCAGGTTACAATCTTGTGGTGGCGGCAATAGAAAAGGGGATTTCGGTTGTTCCGATTCCGGGGTCGTCGGCGGTGATGACTGCCTTATCGGTAGCGGGATTGCCGACCGATCAATTTCACTTTGTCGGTTTTCTTCCCCAAAAGGAAGGGAAGAAGAAAAAATTGCTTGAATCTCTTCGCGAGGAGTCGGCGACCGTTGTTTTTTATGAGTCCCCTTTTCGTATCACAAAGACGGTGAGGCTTCTCTATCAGATTTTTGGGGATCGGTTTGCTGTCCTTGTCCATGAGCTGACCAAGATTCATGAGAAGGTATTTCGGGGAGGGCTTTCTTCCCTGGAGGATCAAATAAAATTAATTCCAGCAAAAGGAGAATGGGTAGTTCTTCTCCATGGGCTGTCAGAAGAATGA
- a CDS encoding type II toxin-antitoxin system VapC family toxin, with protein sequence MHLQKTLIDTDILIDFLRKKETAKRLLENALQTGDLYLSVVTVAELLAGMKLSEAAVTEDLISGFTLITVSESIARRAGALRRRHSRVLLPDCLIAATALEENCTLLTGNRKDYPFEGIQFFS encoded by the coding sequence ATGCATCTTCAAAAGACCCTTATTGACACCGATATCTTGATTGACTTCTTAAGAAAAAAGGAGACTGCAAAGCGTTTGCTGGAGAATGCACTTCAAACGGGTGACCTTTATCTCTCGGTAGTAACCGTGGCGGAACTTCTTGCGGGGATGAAACTCTCGGAGGCAGCGGTTACGGAGGATCTCATTTCAGGGTTCACCTTGATCACTGTCAGTGAATCGATTGCCCGCCGTGCCGGCGCATTACGGCGAAGGCATTCACGGGTTCTTCTGCCCGATTGTCTGATTGCCGCGACGGCGTTAGAGGAAAATTGTACCCTCCTGACAGGGAATCGAAAAGACTACCCGTTTGAGGGAATCCAGTTCTTTTCATGA
- a CDS encoding thrombospondin type 3 repeat-containing protein produces MSISVCGNGIVEGEEQCDDGNSVSGDGCEYGCTLAPRCTDPDLLEPDGGVLVQTTVVGFDEQERWSHLNDTCTSAEILSEAHCEGGDNSFVTSSDISCSYFNTATTIYKCSAGACVPDGDDADNDGILDSSDNCRLLANPDQMDADGNGIGDACWVTFLAQEEIDSGPPDTHGAVGPRHIVSLSNSFGDVEGFFLVQDKEGNIITPVITQTRFWNEGLGLSREGYVDSRIFFDELSQRWIALGMPDVHGIALAVSETDDPTGNWYFRYYTDVGGTDFPRLGFNRNWIVVVIGGPTLLVFNKGEVLNNIWPDSPLTLSGLDCGSHTHPVMTYDPEEPDLYLVASCNSYYGPTPRLRVQKLSGPVDSPTVSPLETPSGGEGFFEIGARLSFDRTETGATQRDSATRISTIESNIATSPVLRNGRIWATLRSVMPLSGPIERTTVSWFEIDPNSSPAVLVQEGLIETPGMYYYFPSIAVDADNNVAIGFSGSGVDNYPGAYYAIHRNTDPAGIVSTLSVYKEGEMPYRDLSVGNAPWGDYSATVPDPVEPNVFWTIQEYSAAVPIWDGTMRGRWHTQWLKFMSP; encoded by the coding sequence ATCAGCATATCTGTTTGCGGCAATGGAATCGTCGAGGGGGAGGAGCAATGCGATGACGGCAACTCAGTCTCTGGAGACGGCTGCGAATATGGCTGTACCCTCGCTCCACGATGTACCGACCCTGATCTTTTAGAACCCGACGGCGGGGTTTTAGTACAGACCACGGTGGTCGGATTTGACGAGCAGGAGAGATGGAGCCACCTGAACGACACTTGCACCAGTGCGGAAATTCTTTCTGAGGCGCACTGCGAGGGGGGAGACAACTCGTTTGTCACGTCATCTGATATTTCTTGCAGCTACTTCAATACGGCAACCACAATCTACAAATGTTCTGCCGGTGCGTGTGTGCCGGACGGTGATGATGCTGATAACGACGGGATCCTGGATAGTTCGGATAACTGTCGTCTGTTGGCCAACCCGGATCAAATGGATGCCGACGGTAACGGGATTGGCGATGCCTGCTGGGTAACTTTCTTGGCCCAAGAGGAAATTGATAGTGGCCCACCGGATACGCATGGGGCGGTCGGCCCTCGTCACATCGTCTCTCTCTCCAATTCGTTTGGTGATGTTGAGGGATTCTTCCTAGTCCAAGATAAGGAGGGGAATATTATCACACCGGTGATCACCCAGACCAGATTTTGGAACGAGGGGCTCGGCCTGAGTCGAGAAGGTTATGTAGATTCCAGGATCTTTTTTGATGAACTGAGTCAACGCTGGATCGCCCTGGGGATGCCGGATGTTCATGGCATTGCCCTTGCGGTGAGTGAGACGGATGACCCGACAGGAAACTGGTACTTCAGGTATTACACGGATGTAGGGGGCACTGATTTTCCCCGCCTTGGGTTTAACAGGAATTGGATCGTTGTCGTCATTGGAGGTCCAACCCTCCTCGTCTTTAACAAGGGTGAGGTACTCAACAACATCTGGCCAGACTCACCCCTCACCCTGTCGGGTCTTGATTGCGGTAGTCATACACATCCAGTCATGACCTATGACCCTGAGGAACCGGATCTCTATTTAGTGGCTAGTTGTAACAGTTATTATGGGCCAACACCCCGACTTCGCGTTCAAAAGCTATCCGGTCCCGTTGACAGTCCGACCGTAAGCCCCTTGGAGACCCCATCGGGGGGCGAAGGATTTTTTGAAATCGGGGCAAGGTTGAGTTTTGATCGCACTGAAACGGGGGCGACTCAACGTGATTCAGCGACACGGATTAGTACCATCGAATCTAATATTGCGACATCCCCCGTCCTGCGCAACGGGCGTATCTGGGCCACCCTGCGAAGTGTCATGCCGCTCAGCGGGCCGATCGAGCGGACCACCGTCTCCTGGTTCGAGATCGATCCCAACTCAAGCCCGGCGGTCCTCGTCCAGGAGGGACTCATCGAAACACCGGGGATGTACTACTACTTCCCCTCGATCGCCGTCGATGCGGATAACAATGTGGCGATCGGCTTCAGTGGTTCCGGTGTCGATAACTATCCAGGGGCCTATTATGCCATCCATAGGAATACCGATCCCGCCGGTATCGTAAGCACACTCTCCGTCTATAAAGAGGGAGAAATGCCTTACCGAGATTTGTCTGTGGGAAACGCCCCTTGGGGGGACTATAGTGCGACGGTCCCGGACCCTGTTGAACCGAATGTCTTTTGGACTATCCAGGAATACAGCGCCGCAGTGCCAATATGGGACGGAACAATGAGAGGCCGGTGGCACACGCAGTGGCTTAAATTTATGAGCCCGTGA
- a CDS encoding nucleotidyltransferase domain-containing protein gives MIDLSPHDLKAVRRILADVIPGYEVRVFGSRVTGTAKPHSDLDLAVVADHPLDLKTLSRLREAFEKSDLPIRVDLVEWNRVSDEFRKVIEKNYEIIS, from the coding sequence ATGATTGATCTGTCCCCCCATGACCTCAAAGCAGTCCGTCGGATCCTTGCCGATGTGATTCCTGGATATGAGGTTCGGGTCTTTGGTTCGCGAGTCACCGGCACCGCAAAACCCCACTCCGACCTTGATCTCGCCGTCGTTGCCGATCACCCCCTTGACCTCAAAACATTGAGTCGTCTCCGTGAGGCGTTTGAGAAATCGGACCTGCCGATTCGGGTCGATCTGGTAGAATGGAACAGGGTCAGCGATGAATTTCGCAAGGTGATCGAGAAAAATTATGAAATCATTTCCTGA
- a CDS encoding nucleotidyltransferase substrate binding protein: MKLILTPLEKALNQLERGLQYLASIESQKDNELREQFRAAVIQAFEFSFELSWKLLKRYLENYSLEKVDGFTTKQLFRVGFEQGLIRDPNAWFGYLEKRNLTVHTYDGAVAERVYEGAKGFLRDAQDLLQRLKSKTA; encoded by the coding sequence ATGAAATTAATCCTTACCCCGCTTGAAAAGGCGTTGAATCAGCTTGAGAGAGGCCTTCAGTATCTTGCCTCCATCGAAAGTCAAAAAGACAACGAGTTGCGTGAGCAATTCCGGGCTGCGGTGATCCAGGCTTTTGAGTTTAGTTTTGAATTATCCTGGAAACTGCTGAAGCGTTATCTCGAAAACTACAGCCTTGAAAAAGTTGATGGGTTCACGACGAAGCAGCTCTTTCGCGTCGGATTTGAACAGGGCCTGATTCGTGATCCTAATGCGTGGTTTGGTTATCTTGAGAAGCGGAATCTGACGGTTCACACCTACGATGGTGCCGTGGCCGAACGCGTTTACGAAGGGGCGAAGGGATTCTTGCGGGATGCCCAGGATCTGCTGCAAAGACTAAAATCAAAGACTGCATGA
- a CDS encoding NAD+ synthase: MKIALAQINTTVGDFEGTVRKVARQIQKAKDLGAELIAFPEMTTTGYPPRDLVENPGFIDANLKALQSIARLSQGIGVIVGYLDRNKKEGGKGLLNFCALFENGELKGRYVKMLLPTYDVFDEGRYFAPGQKVGLWEWHGAKIGISICEDAWNAQSFWQRPLYERDPIAEQVKAGADFCLNLSCSPYSIGREKLRREMIRAHAVRNRRPFFYVNLVGGNDELVFDGRSLAVDAEGKVIGQGRAFAEDLVVVDMKNPPLPPFVKGGVGGFEEKDDLESVYHALVLGIRDYVRKCGFKKVVLGLSGGIDSSLTAVLAAEALGRRNLLGVIMPSPYSSRESVEDARRLAATLKISMKTISITSIYNSYRRQFSRLKKQPDVADENLQARIRGNLLMALSNRDGYLTLTTGNKSELAVGYCTLYGDMSGGLAVISDLPKQMVYDLSRWINRKREIIPERVFTKAPTAELRPNQTDQDTLPPYEILDKILKAYIEEHRMEDEIVASGFPRKTVRWVLRNVDRNEYKRRQAALGIRVTSKAFGIGRRYPIARKV, translated from the coding sequence GTGAAAATTGCGCTAGCCCAAATCAATACGACAGTCGGTGATTTTGAGGGAACCGTTCGCAAGGTTGCCCGCCAGATTCAAAAGGCAAAGGACTTGGGAGCCGAGCTCATCGCCTTTCCCGAGATGACGACGACCGGTTATCCTCCACGCGATCTGGTTGAGAACCCCGGTTTTATTGATGCGAACTTGAAGGCGCTTCAGTCGATTGCCCGTCTTTCGCAGGGGATCGGTGTGATTGTCGGCTATCTCGATCGGAACAAAAAAGAGGGGGGCAAAGGGCTCCTCAATTTCTGTGCCCTTTTTGAGAACGGCGAGTTGAAAGGGCGCTATGTCAAAATGCTTCTCCCCACCTACGATGTCTTTGATGAGGGGCGCTATTTTGCCCCGGGCCAGAAAGTTGGGCTTTGGGAATGGCATGGTGCCAAAATCGGCATCTCTATTTGTGAGGATGCCTGGAATGCCCAATCATTCTGGCAGAGACCACTCTATGAGCGGGATCCAATCGCGGAACAGGTGAAAGCCGGTGCTGATTTCTGCCTCAATCTTTCCTGTTCTCCCTACTCAATCGGTCGAGAGAAACTCCGTCGTGAGATGATCCGGGCTCATGCGGTTCGGAACCGCCGCCCTTTCTTTTACGTCAATCTGGTCGGAGGGAATGACGAACTCGTTTTTGATGGTCGAAGTTTGGCTGTGGATGCCGAGGGCAAAGTGATCGGGCAAGGAAGGGCGTTTGCTGAAGATTTGGTTGTTGTTGATATGAAAAATCCCCCCTTGCCCCCCTTTGTCAAAGGGGGGGTGGGGGGATTCGAGGAAAAAGATGATCTGGAATCTGTCTACCATGCTCTGGTTCTTGGGATTCGTGACTATGTCCGAAAGTGCGGTTTCAAAAAAGTAGTACTCGGCTTATCCGGCGGAATCGATTCTTCATTGACCGCTGTGCTCGCTGCTGAGGCGTTGGGGAGACGAAATCTTCTGGGGGTTATCATGCCGTCCCCGTATTCGAGCCGAGAGAGCGTGGAGGATGCACGTCGATTGGCCGCCACACTCAAAATCTCCATGAAGACAATCTCAATCACTTCGATTTATAACAGCTATCGACGGCAATTCAGTCGTCTTAAAAAACAGCCGGACGTTGCCGATGAAAATCTGCAGGCGAGGATTCGTGGCAATCTCCTGATGGCGCTTTCAAATCGTGATGGATACCTGACTCTCACCACGGGGAATAAATCCGAGCTCGCTGTCGGTTACTGCACGCTTTATGGAGACATGAGCGGCGGACTTGCGGTGATTTCGGATCTCCCGAAACAGATGGTTTATGATCTGTCTCGTTGGATCAATCGAAAGAGAGAGATTATCCCTGAGCGCGTTTTTACAAAGGCCCCGACGGCGGAACTCCGACCGAATCAGACCGATCAAGACACACTCCCTCCCTATGAAATCCTCGACAAGATCTTGAAGGCCTACATCGAGGAACACAGGATGGAGGACGAGATCGTGGCGTCGGGATTTCCGCGCAAGACCGTCCGGTGGGTCCTTCGAAATGTCGACCGCAATGAATACAAACGCCGTCAAGCAGCCCTTGGAATTCGGGTCACTTCAAAGGCGTTCGGTATCGGTCGGCGCTATCCGATCGCGAGGAAGGTTTGA
- a CDS encoding CoA transferase, translating to MKPLRGIVILDISRLLPGGFTSLLLAKQGARVIKIEQPGVGDYYRALTGGHEFVELGHFAELHRGKEFMALDLSKQDGKNIFRRLVQKADVVLENFRPGTLKRLGIGFPVLQKWNRKIILCSITGAGQKNRLAGHDLNYLALSGLLSLITDQRGEPVIPDFQVVDLAAGYRAAFLILSALYEREFRKRGRWIQTSMMEAGEELASLYQSEGGSAPLRGLPNYGVYKTRDKKHIAFAALEPKFIRNFSRLLGKKIGITQGWDQEDLQRIFRQKNAREWGRLSQSHDFCLSPVLSVTEACGLRKSGEHLPPMGRDNRQVLRRLGYSKKRMRELKKAGVL from the coding sequence GTGAAACCTCTCCGCGGCATTGTCATTCTCGATATCTCCCGCCTCCTTCCCGGAGGCTTTACTTCACTCCTCTTGGCCAAACAGGGGGCGCGTGTCATCAAAATCGAACAACCGGGAGTTGGCGACTACTATCGTGCCTTGACCGGCGGACATGAGTTTGTAGAACTTGGACATTTTGCGGAACTTCATCGAGGCAAGGAGTTCATGGCGCTCGATCTTTCCAAGCAGGATGGGAAAAATATCTTTCGGAGACTTGTTCAAAAGGCCGATGTCGTTCTGGAAAATTTTAGACCGGGGACTTTGAAAAGATTGGGGATTGGTTTCCCCGTTCTTCAAAAATGGAATCGAAAGATCATTTTGTGCTCGATCACCGGGGCCGGGCAAAAAAATCGTCTTGCCGGGCATGACCTGAATTATCTCGCACTCTCGGGTCTTCTTTCTTTGATTACGGACCAACGAGGGGAGCCGGTTATTCCGGATTTTCAAGTTGTGGATTTGGCCGCTGGCTATCGCGCCGCTTTTCTGATTCTTAGCGCGCTTTATGAGAGAGAGTTCAGGAAACGGGGCCGATGGATTCAGACATCGATGATGGAGGCAGGAGAGGAACTTGCCAGTCTCTACCAATCGGAAGGGGGATCCGCCCCTCTGCGTGGACTCCCTAATTACGGTGTCTATAAAACGAGGGATAAAAAACATATCGCCTTTGCGGCGCTAGAGCCGAAGTTCATTCGAAACTTCTCCAGGCTGTTGGGAAAGAAGATTGGGATAACGCAAGGATGGGATCAGGAGGATTTACAGAGAATCTTTCGTCAAAAAAATGCGAGGGAATGGGGGCGTTTGTCGCAAAGTCATGACTTCTGTCTCTCGCCGGTTCTGAGCGTGACTGAGGCTTGTGGTTTGAGGAAGAGTGGGGAGCATCTGCCCCCTATGGGGCGTGATAACCGACAAGTCTTGAGAAGGTTGGGTTACAGCAAGAAGAGAATGAGAGAGCTAAAGAAGGCGGGGGTACTGTGA
- a CDS encoding SCP2 sterol-binding domain-containing protein: MTPKEYFEKTVPQNLEKRKETLSGINAVYEFEITGDSGGVWTLDLTVPGGKVKKGASGKANCTVKMSDENFVKLLEGKLNPQLAFMTGKLKVQGNMGLALKLQKIL; the protein is encoded by the coding sequence ATGACCCCAAAAGAGTATTTTGAAAAAACGGTTCCTCAAAATCTGGAGAAGAGAAAGGAAACATTGTCCGGGATTAATGCGGTCTATGAATTTGAGATTACTGGCGATAGTGGTGGCGTCTGGACACTCGATCTGACGGTGCCAGGTGGCAAGGTCAAGAAAGGGGCCTCTGGCAAGGCAAACTGCACCGTCAAGATGTCCGATGAAAATTTTGTAAAATTGCTTGAAGGAAAACTCAATCCCCAACTGGCCTTTATGACCGGTAAATTAAAGGTCCAAGGGAATATGGGTCTTGCACTCAAGCTTCAGAAGATATTGTAG
- a CDS encoding DUF2752 domain-containing protein, with product MCLVRFFLELPCPGCGFLHALWYALQMKWSESFASFPIWPLVVFFFLFLRRSPLAGKFFLSLIFIQWIGRLFG from the coding sequence ATGTGTCTCGTTAGATTCTTTTTAGAACTGCCGTGTCCTGGATGCGGGTTCCTGCATGCTTTATGGTATGCCCTTCAGATGAAGTGGAGTGAGTCATTCGCTTCATTCCCGATCTGGCCCCTTGTCGTCTTCTTTTTTCTTTTCTTGAGACGCTCACCACTGGCCGGAAAGTTTTTTCTCTCCTTGATTTTTATCCAGTGGATTGGCAGGTTGTTCGGTTAG
- a CDS encoding DUF4870 domain-containing protein, translating to MPESGSTKGTGLAPNIASAICYLCAPITSIVMMLVEKENRDVQFHAWQATVLSVGYIVVSIALNILAIIMGKLIGFLGMVVHWFSPLVGLAAFILWLICLVKAYQGERWKIPYLGDFAEKKAGL from the coding sequence ATGCCAGAGTCAGGATCGACAAAAGGAACGGGGCTTGCTCCCAATATTGCCAGCGCCATTTGTTATCTTTGCGCCCCGATCACGAGCATTGTGATGATGCTGGTGGAGAAGGAGAATCGCGATGTTCAGTTTCATGCCTGGCAGGCGACTGTCCTCTCTGTGGGATACATCGTTGTTTCCATCGCTCTCAATATCCTCGCCATCATCATGGGGAAGCTGATCGGGTTTTTGGGGATGGTCGTTCACTGGTTTTCTCCCCTCGTCGGACTTGCCGCCTTTATCCTCTGGCTTATTTGTCTGGTGAAGGCGTATCAAGGAGAACGGTGGAAGATTCCGTACCTTGGTGATTTTGCTGAAAAAAAAGCTGGACTTTGA